A stretch of the Ctenopharyngodon idella isolate HZGC_01 chromosome 14, HZGC01, whole genome shotgun sequence genome encodes the following:
- the LOC127494860 gene encoding transmembrane protein 271-like, with the protein MKLSGKGLCTIVSSSLLFVCAVSTVVVGFKCIALGSRVRAHFHLGTAAGAFYSGILVALGQVLMGVALVFCRGKPRCANFFLFGILVFLLGVLTAFSGAVVDGDTVSLVERKYAHYCLDSVDVNPACDGLKVYQRGLVVSTVLNTLECLLGLMNLVIIKRYQAERILRRRRTQRRSARIILNEERDFAVTEFQPVSYINLGVFHALDEADGEVQSRGHPCMELPGYSPTNPELNHSYPFSYPLHSELPPAYEDIFPGEESSK; encoded by the coding sequence ATGAAGCTGAGTGGCAAAGGACTGTGCACCATCGTCTCCAGCAGTCTGCTCTTCGTGTGTGCCGTGAGCACCGTGGTCGTGGGATTCAAATGCATCGCGCTGGGCTCCAGGGTGCGAGCGCACTTCCACCTGGGCACCGCGGCCGGCGCGTTCTACTCGGGCATCCTGGTGGCGCTCGGGCAGGTGCTGATGGGGGTGGCGCTGGTCTTTTGCCGGGGCAAGCCCAGGTGTGCGAATTTCTTCCTCTTTGGGATCTTAGTGTTTCTTCTGGGGGTCCTCACGGCGTTCTCGGGCGCGGTGGTGGATGGCGACACGGTGTCCCTGGTGGAGAGGAAATACGCGCACTATTGCCTGGACTCTGTGGATGTAAACCCGGCGTGCGACGGGCTCAAGGTGTACCAGCGGGGGCTGGTGGTCTCCACCGTACTTAACACTCTGGAGTGCCTCCTGGGGCTGATGAACCTAGTTATCATTAAGCGCTACCAAGCGGAGCGGATTCTCCGGAGACGCCGGACGCAGCGGCGGAGCGCGCGGATTATCCTGAACGAGGAGCGCGACTTCGCGGTCACGGAGTTCCAGCCGGTGTCCTACATCAACCTGGGGGTGTTTCACGCGCTGGACGAGGCGGACGGGGAGGTGCAAAGCAGGGGCCACCCGTGCATGGAGCTCCCGGGCTATTCGCCCACCAATCCGGAGCTTAATCACTCATACCCGTTCTCTTACCCGCTTCACAGCGAGTTGCCACCCGCCTACGAGGACATATTCCCCGGAGAAGAGAGCAGCAAATAG